One window of Brevibacterium pigmentatum genomic DNA carries:
- a CDS encoding acyl-CoA thioesterase, which yields MTDEASTEAEANVATLHQILDLRKLEFTAASSETDFFIGHSQYKPDGRVYGGQVLAQCVVAAAATLPSDRLIHSLHGYFLRAGDVSEPIEFGVERLRDGRSFSARRVHAYQKGAPILSLSASFQDEQSGLRHAEQMPTDLPAPEDCPELLDYLGDEDSPLVSDWLRKRPFEVRPVEPSLHTSGTSDSSITEQHSWFRTSATFGDDSVLNAAALAYASDFNLLEPVLRHHELTWRTPGLRVASLDHAMWWHHRVRVDEWMLYVQESPAAQGGRGLGYGRIFAQDGTLLATVAQEGMVRVKEVQ from the coding sequence ATGACCGACGAAGCATCCACCGAAGCGGAGGCGAACGTAGCGACGTTGCACCAGATCCTCGATCTGCGCAAGCTCGAGTTCACCGCAGCTTCCAGCGAGACGGATTTCTTCATCGGGCACAGCCAGTACAAACCCGATGGTCGGGTGTACGGCGGGCAGGTGCTCGCACAGTGTGTCGTTGCGGCCGCGGCCACGCTCCCCAGCGATCGCCTGATCCATTCGCTCCACGGGTACTTCCTGCGCGCCGGCGATGTCAGCGAACCCATCGAGTTCGGAGTCGAGCGGCTGCGCGACGGCCGTTCGTTCTCTGCCCGCCGCGTCCACGCCTATCAGAAGGGAGCGCCGATTCTGTCGCTGAGCGCTTCCTTCCAGGACGAGCAGTCGGGCCTCAGGCATGCCGAGCAGATGCCGACCGACCTGCCGGCTCCCGAGGACTGCCCGGAGCTGCTCGACTACCTCGGCGACGAAGATTCCCCGCTCGTCAGCGATTGGCTGCGGAAGCGCCCCTTCGAAGTCCGCCCCGTCGAGCCGTCTCTGCACACGTCCGGCACCTCTGATTCTTCGATCACCGAACAGCATTCCTGGTTCCGGACCAGCGCGACTTTCGGTGACGATTCTGTGCTCAACGCCGCTGCCCTGGCCTACGCCAGTGACTTCAATCTGCTTGAACCGGTGCTGCGTCACCACGAACTGACCTGGCGGACTCCTGGTCTGCGAGTGGCCAGCCTCGACCATGCCATGTGGTGGCATCACCGGGTGCGCGTCGACGAGTGGATGCTCTATGTCCAGGAGTCCCCTGCCGCGCAGGGCGGACGCGGGCTCGGCTACGGGCGCATCTTCGCTCAGGACGGAACCCTGCTGGCTACTGTGGCCCAAGAAGGCATGGTCCGGGTCAAGGAGGTTCAGTGA
- a CDS encoding acyl-CoA thioesterase: MHSGATNPLLDEFTRVLLELRWGDMDAYGHVNNVTQLKLLEEARVRALGSPTHSSDAPTTPGQHGVFETVSGVEIPTIFADASATTELLVASHAIEYRAPIPYRTGPIAVDLVISEVSPASVTVGYVICEPDGSRTYTVAETIIVFIDIASGRPRRLSEAETEAMESVLGTPVPLRRTRR, encoded by the coding sequence ATGCACTCAGGCGCCACCAACCCCCTTCTCGACGAGTTCACCCGCGTACTGTTGGAACTGAGATGGGGTGATATGGACGCGTACGGCCACGTCAACAACGTCACCCAGCTCAAACTGTTGGAAGAGGCGCGAGTGCGCGCCCTCGGCTCTCCCACTCACAGCTCCGACGCACCGACTACGCCCGGACAGCACGGAGTGTTCGAGACCGTCAGCGGGGTCGAGATTCCGACGATCTTCGCCGACGCCTCGGCGACGACGGAGCTCCTCGTGGCCTCCCACGCGATCGAATATCGCGCTCCGATTCCCTATCGCACCGGACCCATCGCCGTCGATCTCGTCATCAGCGAGGTCAGCCCCGCCTCGGTGACGGTGGGATATGTCATCTGCGAACCGGACGGTTCGCGCACTTATACGGTCGCCGAGACGATCATCGTCTTCATCGACATCGCCAGCGGTCGACCACGCCGCCTCAGCGAAGCCGAGACCGAAGCGATGGAATCGGTGCTCGGCACGCCCGTCCCGCTGCGGAGGACCCGGCGATGA